A genomic stretch from Penicillium digitatum chromosome 4, complete sequence includes:
- a CDS encoding Endosomal peripheral membrane protein (Mon2), putative: MSSQFLQTEIANLIHESRRKNSDLRNAAEQSLNELKALPSTSEAQIAADLIRKPNFVEPFIIACHTRHAKLAGIGVICLQRLIASRSLPSSRLKDVISGLKETTNLSLDIQLKILQSLPSLLQFYSDELSGELLANTLEICATLQASKMIAVSSTAAATLQQLVVSTFERVSSEDELPKDSKIITTIKVDGQSLDIGYFAYDALQVLDDLCCLVDGEPLKFLRTRTLSPTFVLELIESILLNSGRLFVGHPELSQVLRVRLLPLAVRCLSERYSFAQTVRIARILLILLKRHMSLLTTECEMALSLITHLVEPDGTAPWKRLICMEIFRGLYSEPGAVRLIYTLYDGEEGRKNILRDHMAALVRLASEKPSLIGVSNQSTVPSRAERSSSTTEDQITLETGGVAGVIGSTVPPSETKVPGISTQWSVVRTPYIDLLDKADPPTPPDTYIYSLVLNCISSFAEGLAKFILPLTVPDLKQRRKNRLMSPIQGPDSARSSQDFTAEPIRVQSSSSSKKFQVPINPLDLNSHVQYSAIKTCAAIIENCWPAVLAACSIFLRASLDDEYYHNLVRAFQKLAHVAGLLRLSVPRDAFLTTLGKAATPASAGSAKSVNVPVTGSQQSGTPQKKRRSADLSQLSSSLSMDTAGTTAGEGPPVSLSTRNLLCMRALLNLGIALGPTLDQPAWSILFETLQYTGLVIGMSSSAMVKSASGTGETPVTPGNDIPTANLGTEVIAVQAASNKMLESTSDFPSAPFEEMLLALLNLSAVTEQRRNQGDDQETSETPQTPQSPQASGRLHQGSRRVSHTVGKSRMQDEELKFVLEKGNELAKANIGRLSSLEEDDSKAWELFTQSLISASANATVSPNLRMQASAIMNSLVFSTMKQRDEDDEKVYNQVQTRNLQTLKAQVASLYALDMHTSKSLPITVIEIHEQTLEVLNNILEQYAETSWNWRSAFHSDRAQIVGPSSRPSFAPCLLSLVNAFSSFTSQTQDFNISLTTTSFFWNVSDFLQGQIEQISLSHVDASVSEEELAKLAHDEDPSVSRNSLWLLLLLRIVDITTDTRPEIRNSAVHTLLRIFDAYGQQLSPKAWRLCLNMVLFKMAEGIETPLLQAKDNRTNAKSDDFKAWVDTTVVMIKGLSNLTTNFFETLVHDEKFDQSWERLLKYLQSLIDLQILDLSEATFSSLSAILALVQDRAELSNNALECVWLLWANGHPAGDERTLDLDRPNQDAALAYLNTFQQLYRLYRDQLTTKHIKKVLHHLSVLVWNSVSPRYSPDIDRPSALQALVIDCIKTLCLEKEDSQPDILLCLAELSDSALSKWSPSSDTQRPAFVAFSKRIIDLISWYIAEFGIKQDVFTNGALAKSLEHLNAPITQKYTWQGKDREPFLWQKATTVSLDVLKVVVPYVEKQYMKTNELQISQFWQRIVEVTNGIVSARGFQAPQLPNAQITADEAFDTEAFARLKTLILPALGAAAIPDAVRRDFARALFNSSFIYAPLRFDLPSGLEHAPLQNFYTVRPGRTFAPPPTLRPGIAYVLIDTLFELAVCSQAKAETKADVPSPQTLLARSISPYLLLRCAVSLKSYIADQPLRGLMPQPTPARKVLLHLLLRMVELKSEPSAIPDPTSVRSVSVVEAGDAEKYHYRKHLEWIYPLVVRAVQVAGKERDDGQILQALGKVLQEIGRVEY, translated from the exons ATGTCCTCCCAATTCCTGCAGACGGAGATCGCCAATTTGATTCATGAGTCTCGGAGGAAAAACTCCGATCTTCGAAAT GCCGCTGAACAATCGTTGAATGAGCTCAAAGCACTGCCATCAACTTCAGAGGCTCAGATAGCAGCAG ACCTTATACGCAAACCGAATTTTGTCGAGCCTTTTATCATTGCATGTCATACTCGGCATGCGAAGCTTGCTGGTATCGGTGTGATATGTTTGCAGAGACTAATTGCATCTCGGTCATTACCCTCAAGTCGTTTGAAAGATGTCATCAGCGGCCTGAAGGAGACCACAAACTTGA GCCTTGATATTCAGCTGAAGATCCTACAGTCTCTGCCTTCGCTTTTGCAGTTTTACTCCGATGAATTGAGCGGAGAGCTTCTTGCGAACACGTTGGAAATATGCGCCACACTACAGGCAAGCAAGATGATTGCAGTCTCTAGCACTGCCGCGGCCACGCTCCAACAGCTGGTGGTATCGACTTTTGAAAGAGTTTCGAGCGAAGATGAACTTCCTAAGGATTCCAAAATCATCACAACCATCAAAGTCGATGGTCAGTCGCTTGACATAGGCTACTTCGCCTATGATGCATTGCAAGTATTGGATGATCTCTGTTGTCtggtcgatggtgagccACTGAAATTTCTGCGAACACGAACCCTATCCCCGACTTTTGTGTTAGAACTTATTGAGAGTATTCTCCTGAACAGCGGCCGTCTTTTTGTGGGACATCCTGAACTTTCGCAAGTGCTCCGCGTTCGGTTGCTACCGCTAGCCGTCCGTTGTTTATCTGAGAGGTATTCATTCGCTCAAACTGTCCGGATCGCTCGAATTCTTCTCATTCTTCTGAAGCGTCATATGTCCCTCTTAACTACAGAATGcgagatggcattgagcTTGATAACCCATCTGGTTGAACCGGATGGGACAGCGCCCTGGAAGCGACTGATCTGCATGGAAATCTTCCGAGGGCTATACTCGGAACCGGGCGCTGTGCGGCTGATCTACACTTTGTATGACGGCGAGGAAGGCAGAAAGAACATACTTCGCGACCACATGGCTGCGCTGGTTCGGCTAGCTTCAGAGAAGCCTTCGTTGATTGGCGTCAGCAATCAATCAACCGTACCTTCACGTGCGGAGCGCTCAAGTTCCACCACAGAAGATCAAATAACTCTTGAAACTGGCGGTGTGGCTGGTGTCATTGGGTCAACTGTTCCTCCAAGTGAAACCAAAGTTCCTGGAATCAGTACTCAGTGGAGTGTTGTTCGTACGCCATATATCGACCTCCTTGACAAGGCAGATCCACCCACACCGCCGGACACTTACATTTACAGCCTCGTTCTTAATTGTATCAGCAGCTTTGCTGAGGGGCTCGCGAAATTCATTCTTCCATTAACGGTCCCGGATCTAAAGCAAAGACGCAAGAATCGACTTATGAGTCCCATTCAGGGACCCGACTCCGCCAGATCTTCTCAAGATTTCACAGCAGAACCTATCCGAGTACAGTCTAGCTCGTCATCGAAAAAATTTCAAGTTCCCATCAATCCTTTGGACCTGAATTCTCATGTACAGTATTCGGCCATCAAGACCTGTGCAGCAATAATAGAGAACTGTTGGCCCGCTGTCCTAGCAGCTTGTTCCATCTTTTTGCGCGCATCCTTAGATGACGAGTATTACCACAATCTTGTTCGAGCATTCCAAAAGTTAGCTCATGTGGCGGGTCTTCTGAGACTATCTGTCCCCCGAGATGCTTTCTTAACAACTCTTGGGAAAGCTGCCACGCCTGCGAGCGCAGGTAGTGCCAAATCAGTCAATGTGCCTGTCACTGGCTCTCAGCAAAGTGGCACACCCCAGAAGAAACGAAGAAGTGCGGATCTGTCACAATTGTCCAGTTCTTTATCCATGGATACTGCAGGAACTACTGCGGGGGAAGGGCCTCCTGTGTCTCTGAGCACGAGGAACCTACTTTGTATGCGGGCTTTGCTCAACCTCGGAATTGCTTTGGGGCCGACATTGGATCAGCCAGCTTGGTCCATTCTTTTTGAAACACTTCAATATACTGGACTGGTGATTGGCATGTCCTCAAGTGCAATGGTCAAATCTGCCAGTGGGACCGGGGAGACTCCAGTCACCCCGGGAAACGATATTCCAACTGCTAATCTTGGGACTGAGGTGATTGCGGTCCAGGCGGCTTCTAACAAAATGCTCGAGAGCACCAGTGATTTCCCAAGTGCACCTTTTGAGGAAATGTTACTTGCTTTATTGAATCTGTCAGCAGTTACGGAGCAGCGTCGCAATCAGGGTGATGACCAGGAAACATCAGAAACGCCTCAAACGCCGCAATCCCCCCAAGCAAGTGGACGCTTGCACCAAGGTTCCCGGCGCGTATCGCACACCGTCGGAAAATCAAGAATGCAAGACGAGGAACTCAAGTTTGTATTGGAGAAAGGAAACGAACTAGCCAAGGCAAACATTGGGAGACTGTCTTCgctcgaagaagatgacagcAAAGCTTGGGAGCTATTCACGCAAAGTCTTATCTCGGCTTCCGCGAATGCTACCGTCAGTCCGAATCTTCGCATGCAGGCAAGCGCAATTATGAATTCGCTCGTATTCTCAACAATGAAACAAAGggacgaagatgatgagaaaGTCTACAATCAAGTGCAGACGAGGAATTTGCAGACATTGAAAGCCCAGGTCGCCTCGCTCTATGCATTGGACATGCACACCTCCAAGTCTTTGCCGATAACCGTGATTGAAATCCACGAACAGACCTTGGAAGTATTGAATAATATTCTGGAACAGTACGCAGAAAC ATCTTGGAATTGGCGATCGGCCTTCCACTCTGACCGAGCGCAGATCGTCGGCCCTTCCAGCAGGCCCTCGTTTG CGCCCTGTCTCCTGAGCTTGGTGAATGCGTTCTCTAGCTTTACGTCGCAAACCCAAGATTTCAACATCTCTCTCACCACCACTTCGTTTTTCTGGAATGTTTCCGACTTTCTTCAAGGCCAGATTGAGCAGATCTCACTTAGCCATGTTGATGCATCTGTCAGCGAAGAAGAGCTAGCTAAATTGGCTCATGACGAAGACCCTTCTGTTTCTCGGAATTCACTGTGGTTGCTGCTGTTACTTCGCATCGTTGATATCACGACGGACACTCGACCTGAGATTCGAAATAGCGCAGTGCATACGCTTCTGCGCATTTTTGACGCTTACGGGCAGCAGCTCTCCCCCAAAGCGTGGCGTCTGTGCCTGAACATGGTCCTCTTCAAGATGGCCGAGGGAATTGAGACCCCTCTTCTCCAAGCTAAGGACAATCGGACCAATGCAAAATCCGATGACTTCAAGGCGTGGGTGGATACGACAGTGGTGATGATCAAGGGGTTGTCAAATCTAACCACGAATTTCTTCGAGACCCTTGTACATGACGAGAAGTTCGATCAATCCTGGGAACGACTTTTGAAGTACTTGCAAAGTCTGATTGACTTGCAAATTTTGGACTTGAGCGAAGCAACATTTTCTAGCCTCTCGGCAATTCTCGCTCTAGTGCAGGATAGAGCCGAACTTAGCAACAATGCTCTTGAGTGTGTGTGGCTTCTTTGGGCAAATGGACACCCTGCTGGCGATGAGAGGACGCTTGACTTGGATCGACCTAACCAGGATGCGGCTCTGGCGTATCTTAATACATTCCAACAGCTCTATCGCCTTTACAGAGACCAGCTGACAACGAAGCACATTAAAAAGGTCCTTCATCACCTCAGCGTACTTGTGTGGAACTCGGTCTCCCCGCGCTACTCTCCAGACATTGACCGACCCTCGGCCCTACAAGCGCTGGTCATTGATTGTATCAAAACGCTCTGCCTGGAGAAAGAGGACTCCCAGCCCGACATTCTCTTGTGTCTTGCCGAGCTTTCTGATTCAGCACTATCAAAATGGAGTCCCAGCAGCGACACCCAAAGACCAGCGTTCGTGGCCTTCTCGAAACGCATCATCGATCTGATCAGCTGGTACATTGCCGAATTCGGCATCAAGCAAGACGTCTTCACGAATGGCGCTCTTGCAAAATCCCTCGAACACCTCAATGCTCCAATTACGCAAAAGTACACATGGCAAGGGAAGGACCGTGAGCCGTTCCTCTGGCAAAAGGCCACAACGGTATCCTTGGACGTTCTGAAAGTTGTAGTCCCTTACGTGGAAAAGCAATACATGAAGACAAACGAGCTCCAAATATCCCAGTTTTGGCAACGCATCGTCGAAGTCACAAATGGAATAGTTTCCGCCCGCGGTTTCCAAGCCCCACAACTCCCCAACGCCCAAATCACTGCAGATGAAGCATTCGATACCGAAGCCTTCGCCCGCCTTAAGACTCTAATCCTCCCGGCCCTCGGCGCAGCAGCAATCCCAGACGCCGTTCGCCGTGACTTCGCCCGCGCTCTCTTCAACTCCTCTTTCATCTACGCCCCCCTCCGCTTTGACCTACCCAGCGGCCTTGAACACGCACCCCTACAAAACTTCTATACCGTCCGCCCCGGCCGCACCTTCGCCCCACCGCCAACCCTGCGCCCAGGAATAGCCTACGTCCTCATAGACACGCTCTTTGAGCTCGCCGTATGCTCACAAGCCAAGGCCGAGACAAAAGCCGACGTCCCGTCCCCGCAGACTCTGCTCGCCCGCTCGATCTCGCCATACCTCCTCCTGCGCTGCGCGGTCTCGCTCAAATCTTACATCGCAGACCAGCCACTGCGCGGCTTGATGCCCCAGCCCACGCCTGCCCGCAAGGTCCTGCTTCATCTGCTCCTCCGCATGGTCGAGCTGAAGAGTGAGCCGTCGGCTATTCCGGATCCAACTTCCGTGAGAAGCGTTTCGGTTGTCGAAGCTGGGGATGCGGAGAAGTACCACTATCGGAAACATCTGGAGTGGATTTATCCGTTGGTTGTGCGCGCTGTGCAGGTCGCTGGTAAAGAGCGTGATGATGGACAGATTCTCCAGGCGCTGGGAAAAGTCTTGCAGGAGATTGGTCGGGTCGAGTATTAG
- a CDS encoding Vacuolar protein sorting-associated protein 26, putative, which yields MASLFFSTPVDIDVVLEDLDERQTVDVKLDKGRRERVPLYMDGESVKGAVTIRPKDGKRLEHTGIKVQFIGTIEMFYDRGNHYEFLSLVQELAAPGELLHPQTFPFNFKSVEKQYESYNGINVKLRYFVRVTVSRRMADVIREKDLWVYSYRMPPENNSPIKMDVGIEDCLHIEFEYSKSKYHLKDVIVGRIYFLLVRLKIKHMELSIIRRETTGSPPNQYNESETLVRFEIMDGSPSRGETIPIRLFLGGFDLTPTFRDVNKKYSTRYYLSLVLIDEDARRYFKQSEIALYRQAPEIAPNAQIAQQQQIQQQMLLEQQRQQPALPPGSATAGPGREVTAPLRQEPQPVPAPAA from the exons ATGGCTTCACTGTTCTTCTCCACACCGGTCGACATTGATGTGGTCCTCGAAGACCTCGATGAGCGACAGACCGTGGACGTCAAGCTCGACAAGGGCCGCCGCGAGCGGGTCCCTCTGTACATGGACGGCGAGTCCGTCAAAGGTGCCGTGACCATCAGACCGAAGGATGGCAAGCGGCTGGAACATACGGGGATCAAGGTGCAATTTATTGGCACGATTG AGATGTTCTACGACCGAGGCAACCATTATGAATTCCTTTCCCTGGTACAGGAGCTCGCTGCGCCCGGCGAGCTGCTCCACCCGCAGACCTTCCCTTTCAATTTCAAGAGCGTCGAAAAGCAATACGAGTCTTACAATGGCATCAACGTTAAGCTGCGCTACTTTGTCCGGGTGACCGTCTCGCGGCGCATGGCGGACGTTATTCGGGAGAAGGATTTGTGGGTGTACTCGTACCGCATGCCACCTGAGAACAACAGCCCTATCAAGATGGACGTTGGTATTGAGGACTGCCTCCATATCGAATTCGAATATTCCAAATCCAAGTATCATCTTAAGGATGTGATTGTTGGCCGTATCTATTTCTTGCTTGTGCGGCTCAAGATCAAGCATATGGAATTGTCTATCATTCGGCGGGAGACAACAGGATCACCGCCAAATCAATATAATGAGAGTGAGACTTTGGTACGCTTTGAG ATCATGGATGGTTCGCCATCGAGAG GTGAAACTATTCCAATCCGTCTGTTCCTTGGTGGATTCGACTTGACGCCGACATTCCGCGACGTTAACAAGAAGTACTCGACAAGGTACTATCTCAGTCTCGTACTGATTGACGAAG ATGCCCGTCGCTACTTTAAACAGTCCGAAATTGCGCTCTACCGTCAAGCCCCCGAGATCGCCCCGAACGCCCAGATCGCGCAACAGCAACAGATCCAGCAGCAGATGCTGCTCGAGCAACAGCGCCAGCAGCCCGCCCTTCCACCGGGCTCTGCTACCGCTGGACCCGGCAGAGAAGTCACCGCGCCGCTTCGACAGGAGCCTCAGCCTGTCCCCGCGCCCGCAGCATAG
- a CDS encoding Thermoresistant gluconokinase family protein gives MLSAGERPQPPFASTLESTVSKARIMPDLAANETNGVTCSTPSEPAQMQHIWVVTGPAGCGKSTVGNVLRTELGIPFLEGDDYHPAANKDKMGRGIPLTDEDRWDWLISLRHAAINALSPSEANDFHPPTGVVVACSALKQKYRDVMRVAAYGSPSVQIHFVYLKLNEEVLMQRVTQRESHYMKSGMVHSQLATLEEPEGEWDVLTIDVEGTMEEIDESPFTLCT, from the exons ATGCTTTCCGCAGGGGAACGACCTCAGCCTCCTTTTGCCTCCACCTTAGAGTCTACCGTGAGCAAGGCGCGCATCATGCCGGACCTCGCCGCCAACGAAACGAACGGAGTAACATGCTCCACACCCTCCGAACCCGCGCAAATGCAACATATCTGGGTCGTGACTGGTCCAGCAGGGTGCGGGAAGAGCACTGTCGGCAATGTCCTACGCACCGAACTCGGGATACCATTCTTAGAAGGCGACGAC TATCACCCTGCAGCAAACAAAGACAAAATGGGCCGAGGCATCCCACTCACAGACGAGGACCGCTGGGACTGGCTGATCTCCCTGCGTCATGCGGCAATCAATGCGCTCTCCCCCTCAGAAGCCAACGATTTCCACCCACCCACTGGTGTGGTAGTAGCCTGCTCCGCGCTGAAGCAGAAGTACCGGGATGTGATGCGCGTTGCCGCGTACGGCTCGCCCTCGGTGCAGATTCACTTTGTCTACCTCAAGCTCAATGAGGAGGTACTGATGCAGCGTGTCACACAGCGCGAATCTCACTACATGAAGAGCGGTATGGTGCATTCGCAGCTTGCTACGCTGGAGGAGCCGGAGGGCGAGTGGGATGTTCTTACTATCGACGTTGAGGGGACGATGGAAGAG ATTGATGAGAGTCCGTTCACTTTGTGTACTTGA
- a CDS encoding Biotin-dependent 2-oxo acid dehydrogenases acyltransferase, putative: MSFSRSGGLTARNFRPCLPQNRLRIRSTLPPLLSRKFHASSLLWGIKSQILKDVGEGITEVQIIQWYVEEGAHVEEWKPLCQYQSDKAVDDITSRYEGVVKKLHFETDDTVPTGRALCDIEVADGKYPDDNPPHESRAAPSESTPASETIPVIQAAESSLTPPPSIKVLDETPKTKHASLAVPAVRGLLKSHGVNILEINGTGKDGRVMKEDVLHFVANKDSQVPTLVPAPVSASPDTRQAESIVNLTPIQSQMFKTMTKSLSTPHFLYADELKVNDITAIRKKLASDKRNPTKITFLPFVVKAVSQALTEFPILNSRLDTTDPTKPKLVMRTKHNIGIAMDTPSGLIVPNIKDVAGRSIYDIAAEIARLSALGDAGKLTPADLSGGTITVSNIGNIGGTYVAPVILPTEVAILGVGRSRAVPVFNEDGQVTRGNMVNFSWSADHRVIDGATMARMGESDKSFHGELFS; the protein is encoded by the exons ATGAGTTTCAGCCGCAGCGGGGGGCTCACTGCCCGCAACTTCAGGCCTTGTCTACCCCAGAATCGCCTCCGCATTCGCTCCACCCTACCTCCGCTCTTGTCCCGGAAATTCCACGCCAGCTCTCTGTTATGGGGAATTAAATCACAAATCCTCAAGGATGTCGGCGAGG GCATTACCGAGGTCCAGATCATTCAATGGTACGTGGAAGAGGGGGCTCATGTTGAGGAATGGAAGCCTTTGTGCCAATATCAGTCGGATAAAGCTGTTGATGAT ATTACTTCGAGATATGAGGGCGTTGTCAAAAAACTCCACTTCGAGACAGATGATACAGTGCCTACGGGAAGG GCACTTTGCGACATCGAAGTTGCGGATGGGAAATACCCCGATGATAACCCGCCGCACGAATCAAGGGCAGCGCCGTCTGAATCTACTCCAGCCTCTGAGACCATACCTGTAATCCAGGCAGCCGAGTCCTCTCTAACACCTCCACCTTCTATCAAAGTTCTAGATGAGACACCCAAGACAAAGCATGCATCCCTTGCAGTACCCGCCGTACGCGGGCTGTTGAAGAGCCACGGCGTGAACATCCTCGAAATCAACGGAACCGGCAAAGACGGGCGGGTAATGAAAGAAGACGTGCTGCATTTTGTAGCAAATAAAGATTCTCAAGTTCCAACCTTAGTGCCTGCCCCCGTGTCCGCGTCACCAGACACACGACAAGCAGAGTCAATTGTCAACCTGACCCCGATCCAATCCCAGATGTTCAAGACAATGACCAAATCCCTGAGCACCCCACATTTCTTATATGCGGACGAACTCAAAGTCAACGATATCACTGCGATCCGCAAGAAACTCGCCAGCGATAAACGCAATCCTACCAAAATCACCTTCCTTCCCTTCGTCGTCAAGGCGGTCTCACAAGCTTTGACCGAGTTCCCAATCCTTAACTCGAGACTCGATACCACAGACCCCACAAAGCCAAAACTAGTCATGCGCACCAAGCACAATATCGGAATTGCTATGGATACGCCGAGTGGCCTGATTGTTCCGAACATCAAGGATGTTGCCGGCCGCTCGATCTACGACATTGCCGCCGAGATCGCGCGGCTGAGTGCCCTTGGTGATGCCGGCAAGTTGACGCCCGCTGATCTTAGTGGTGGCACTATCACCGTGTCAAATATTGGCAATATCGGGGGCACCTATGTAGCTCCGGTGATTTTGCCGACGGAGGTAGCCATTCTTGGCGTGGGTAGGTCTAGAGCGGTACCGGTCTTTAATGAGGATGGACAGGTTACACGCGGGAATATGGTTAACTTCAGTTGGAGCGCGGACCACCGGGTCATTGACGGTGCGACAATGGCGAGGATGG GTGAATCAGACAAGTCGTTTCATGGTGAGCTTTTTAGTTAG
- a CDS encoding Phosphatidylinositol phospholipase C: MVAEHLTIRNNTSTPIVLKRIERFQAPEKDGFNAFSTMARNITQVLTNKTRNDEVASIEQDSHHFEGKDVDIHVEPFATKKTELRSFIHSDKERMRLIFETEGQKYQIQVPVPTAESAGMKALSENPKHRFTGVFVVPESFLAIFSSANLNAWMRELRDDTLLSALSIPGTHNSPTCHIAPPSVRCQAVSPKKQLENGVRFFDIRVQPQYPDDVTRDELILVHSVFPVSLTGSKYFRDLMREVDEFLERNPSETLIVSVKREGTGNATDEQLSCILHDHYAKAGSRWWVRPKIPTLGEARGKVILMRRFDLQQKLTKEHGGHGWGIDAATWAENTPIAKCPSGQLCIQDFYEVLESLNIEKKIKFVSEQIDRASCCRYPFGVQPDMHATKAFPFYINFLSASNFWKTDTWPEKIAAKVNPAIVDYICRRGKEHDADCSTGILVTDWVGLNGDWDLVRCIVGMNAKLRLRQN; this comes from the coding sequence ATGGTTGCCGAACACCTCACTATCCGCAACAACACTTCCACTCCAATCGTCCTGAAGCGCATTGAGCGTTTCCAGGCCCCGGAGAAGGATGGGTTCAATGCCTTCAGCACAATGGCCAGGAACATCACACAGGTCTTGACCAACAAAACCCGCAACGATGAGGTTGCGTCCATTGAGCAGGACAGCCATCATTTCGAAGGGAAGGATGTTGACATTCACGTGGAGCCATTCGCAACGAAGAAGACCGAGCTACGCTCCTTCATCCATTCTGACAAGGAGCGCATGCGTCTAATCTTCGAGACTGAAGGCCAGAAATACCAGATTCAAGTCCCTGTCCCGACAGCAGAGTCCGCAGGAATGAAAGCTCTAAGCGAGAACCCCAAACACCGCTTCACGGGCGTCTTCGTGGTGCCAGAATCCTTCCTGGCAATCTTCTCCTCCGCGAACCTAAACGCCTGGATGCGTGAGCTCCGTGACGACACCCTCTTATCCGCCCTTTCAATCCCAGGCACGCATAACTCACCCACATGCCACATCGCGCCTCCCTCTGTGCGCTGCCAGGCCGTGAGCCCGAAAAAGCAACTCGAAAACGGCGTACGGTTCTTCGATATCCGCGTGCAACCACAGTACCCCGACGACGTGACGCGCGACGAGCTGATCCTCGTACACAGCGTGTTTCCCGTCTCACTGACAGGAAGCAAGTACTTCCGCGACCTGATGCGTGAAGTGGACGAGTTCCTCGAGCGCAATCCGTCCGAGACGCTGATCGTCTCTGTCAAGCGGGAGGGAACCGGTAACGCGACTGACGAGCAGCTCTCTTGTATCCTGCACGACCACTATGCTAAGGCTGGTAGTCGGTGGTGGGTGCGGCCCAAGATCCCGACTCTGGGCGAGGCGCGTGGCAAGGTTATTCTGATGCGTCGGTTTGACTTGCAGCAGAAGCTGACGAAGGAACATGGTGGTCATGGCTGGGGCATTGATGCGGCTACGTGGGCGGAAAATACTCCCATCGCTAAGTGTCCCAGTGGCCAGCTCTGCATTCAGGATTTCTATGAGGTGCTGGAAAGTTTGAATATCGAGAAAAAGATCAAATTCGTCTCGGAGCAGATTGACCGGGCTAGCTGTTGTCGCTATCCGTTCGGTGTTCAGCCTGACATGCATGCGACCAAGGCTTTCCCCTTTTACATCAATTTCTTGAGTGCTAGTAATTTCTGGAAGACGGATACTTGGCCGGAGAAGATTGCCGCTAAGGTTAACCCGGCCATCGTGGATTATATCTGTCGCCGAGGTAAAGAGCATGATGCGGACTGCTCGACGGGCATTCTTGTTACGGACTGGGTTGGTTTGAATGGAGATTGGGATCTTGTGCGCTGCATTGTGGGCATGAATGCTAAACTGCGTTTGAGACAGAACTAG
- a CDS encoding mitochondrial 54S ribosomal protein uL10m (related to ribosomal protein YmL11 precursor, mitochondrial), which translates to MPPRLRFSSLQQIPRYQNEFRIIRSASSAAAPAVTPAASIEQMTRSPAPVSRFPPTQPPSHRNPEYRRSQLLRSYTSLLRTSPLIVLFQHNNLKSMEWAAIRRELTIALQKVDEKIAAEGRTAPDLAPYIKIQTIQTSIFEVALRIVEYFRPNKASLGSGKPPSAIDPVTQTSAELPAISGSKDDPALTHDLSRTAHEAVKNMKGMHELSPLLVGPVAVLSIPAVSPEHMKAALSILAPKESGFKAPTRKANPEYHEPIVQNGLQKINLLAARVDNQVFDIDQTKWVGSIEGGMDGLRSQLVTALQSMSSSVATTLEGAGKSIYFTLESRRSVLEEEEKGPEGDKSESS; encoded by the coding sequence ATGCCGCCTCGGTTAAGATTCTCGTCGCTTCAACAAATTCCTCGATACCAAAATGAATTCCGAATTATCAGGAGCGCATCCAGCGCTGCGGCCCCGGCAGTTACGCCAGCTGCTTCAATTGAGCAGATGACACGCTCACCAGCTCCCGTATCAAGATTTCCTCCTACTCAGCCACCTTCGCACCGCAATCCAGAATACCGTCGGTCGCAGCTCCTACGGTCCTACACCTCCCTTCTCCGCACATCTCCTCTCATCGTGCTGTTCCAACACAACAACCTCAAGTCCATGGAATGGGCCGCCATCCGACGAGAATTAACCATTGCCCTGCAGAAAGTGGATGAGAAGATTGCCGCCGAAGGCCGGACGGCGCCTGACCTCGCTCCTTACATTAAGATCCAGACCATCCAGACCAGCATCTTCGAGGTGGCTCTGCGTATTGTCGAGTACTTCCGCCCCAACAAGGCTTCCCTGGGCTCGGGAAAGCCTCCAAGTGCAATTGATCCCGTGACACAAACCTCTGCCGAGCTCCCTGCGATCTCCGGCTCGAAGGATGACCCGGCCTTGACACACGACCTGTCTCGCACTGCCCACGAAGCAGTGAAGAACATGAAGGGCATGCACGAGCTTTCTCCTCTGCTAGTCGGCCCTGTTGCTGTCCTTTCCATCCCTGCCGTCTCGCCTGAACACATGAAAGCAGCGCTGTCAATCCTCGCCCCCAAGGAATCCGGCTTCAAGGCCCCTACCCGCAAGGCAAACCCGGAATACCACGAGCCCATTGTTCAGAACGGTCTCCAGAAGATTAACTTGCTGGCTGCTCGTGTGGACAACCAGGTGTTTGATATCGATCAGACCAAGTGGGTCGGTAGCATCGAGGGTGGCATGGACGGTCTTCGCTCCCAGCTTGTCACTGCCTTGCAGAGCATGAGCTCCAGCGTTGCAACTACTCTGGAGGGAGCTGGCAAGAGCATTTACTTCACCTTAGAGAGCCGCCGGAGTGttttggaagaagaagagaagggaCCGGAGGGCGACAAGAGCGAATCGTCTTAA